The genomic window ACAGCACCCAACCCTATGGTGGGTGCTGTTGTCGTCACAGCTCAAGGTGAAATAATCGGGCGCGGTTTTCATCCTCAAGCTGGTCAACCACATGCCGAAGTTTTCGCCATCAATGAAGCCAAAACAAAATCTCACGATCTAAGCCAGTGCACATTATTAATCACACTTGAACCTTGTAACCATACTGGGCGAACGCCACCGTGTACTGATCTTATTTTGGAATCTAAAATTAAACATGTCGTTATTGGTGCGCTTGATCCAAACACCTTGATGCAAGGAAAAAGTTTAGAACTTCTAAAGCAAAAAGGTATTGAAATCACATCTGGAGTTTTACAAGCCGAGTGCGAAAAACTAATTCGCGGATTTAAATCTGTTATTAAAAATGGCAGACCTTTTATAACTTTAAAAGCAGCCACAAGTCTGGATGGTAAAATTGCAACCTCAACTGGTGAATCACAATGGATCACTCAAGAGCCCGCACGCAAACTCGCACGGCAAGAACGCTCGCAACATGATGCAATTCTAGTTGGTGTGGGTACAGTGCTCGCTGACGATCCACAGCTAAACGTTCGTGATGGTTCGACACATTCTTTAACAAAAATTATTTTAGATTCTCGCTTGATGACACCTCCTCAAGCTAAATTATTTTCTACACCAGGTAGTGTAATTATTTATTGTGACGAAAATTATTCTGCAGAACGAAAAGATCTACTAGAAAAAACAGGTGCCCTTGTAGTCCCTATGCTCAATGATCAGCAACAAACTCCAGGGTTACTTAATCTAAAAATTATTTTTGCTGATCTCGCTAGGCGTGGTGTACAAGAGCTGATGATTGAAGGCGGAGCGCGTGTATTAGGTGCTGTAGCACGTGAAAAACTTTTTGATCGTGTACTTTGTTTTGTCGCACCCAGGATTTTAGGTTCTACAAGTCTTAATGTATTTGAAGGTCTTGATGTGAAGCTTCTCAACGAAAGTATCGAGCTAGAAAATATGACAACCCGTTTAGTTGGAAAAGATATTGTCATTGAAGGTATGCGTGTATGTTCACCGGTTTAATCAAAGAAGTGGCTATATTTCTCAACCGTGAAGATGCCCAGGGCGGTCTACGCATTGAGATAGAGCGTCCAAAGAATTGGACTGAACTTGAATTAGGCGAAAGCATAGCGCTTAACGGAATTTGTCTCACCCTCACTGAGTTTAATGAAAACAAAATTGTTTTTTTCGTTGGCCTTGAATCATTGGCTAAAACAAACATACAAGCAATTCGTAAAGATCAAAAAGTTAATCTAGAGCGAAGCCTAGCTCTTGGTGATCGTTTAGGCGGGCATTTGGTATCAGGTCACGTAGATGGCGCAGGCCTTGTTATGGGAAAAGAAATCAGAGGCGATTGTCTTTGGTTAAAAATCCATATCAATGAAAATCTCATACGCTGGGTGGTTCCCAAGGGGAGCATCGCACTCAATGGTGTAAGTCTCACGGTTAATGAATTAGATCGCAAAAACTTAAACGCTGAATTTCTTCTCATTCCAGAAACACTTGAGCGAACAAATTTAAAAGATATATCTGAAGGTGAGTTTATAAATATTGAATGTGATCAAATGGTAAAAATCATTGCAGAGCAGGTGAAGTACTACGGGGTAATCAATGAACACCATCCATGAACTTATAGAAGAAATTAAATTAGGCCGTCCTGTTGTTCTTGTTGACGATGAAGATCGTGAAAACGAAGGTGATATCGT from Oligoflexia bacterium includes these protein-coding regions:
- the ribD gene encoding bifunctional diaminohydroxyphosphoribosylaminopyrimidine deaminase/5-amino-6-(5-phosphoribosylamino)uracil reductase RibD — encoded protein: MFDIKFMMQEALNLATKARGKTAPNPMVGAVVVTAQGEIIGRGFHPQAGQPHAEVFAINEAKTKSHDLSQCTLLITLEPCNHTGRTPPCTDLILESKIKHVVIGALDPNTLMQGKSLELLKQKGIEITSGVLQAECEKLIRGFKSVIKNGRPFITLKAATSLDGKIATSTGESQWITQEPARKLARQERSQHDAILVGVGTVLADDPQLNVRDGSTHSLTKIILDSRLMTPPQAKLFSTPGSVIIYCDENYSAERKDLLEKTGALVVPMLNDQQQTPGLLNLKIIFADLARRGVQELMIEGGARVLGAVAREKLFDRVLCFVAPRILGSTSLNVFEGLDVKLLNESIELENMTTRLVGKDIVIEGMRVCSPV
- a CDS encoding riboflavin synthase produces the protein MFTGLIKEVAIFLNREDAQGGLRIEIERPKNWTELELGESIALNGICLTLTEFNENKIVFFVGLESLAKTNIQAIRKDQKVNLERSLALGDRLGGHLVSGHVDGAGLVMGKEIRGDCLWLKIHINENLIRWVVPKGSIALNGVSLTVNELDRKNLNAEFLLIPETLERTNLKDISEGEFINIECDQMVKIIAEQVKYYGVINEHHP